A part of Sus scrofa isolate TJ Tabasco breed Duroc chromosome 15, Sscrofa11.1, whole genome shotgun sequence genomic DNA contains:
- the CASP8 gene encoding caspase-8 isoform X1, translating into MNFNRCLYNIGEHLDSDDLASLKFLSLDYIPHRKQEPIKDALMLFQRLQEKRMLEESNLSFLKELLFRMNRLDLLINYLETNEEEMESELRIPGRAQISAYRVMLFQISENVTRSELKDFKFFLSQEIAKCKLDDDMTLLDMFIEMEKRAILGERNLETLKRICEQINKALLKKICDYEELNKDRRMSLESASDEFSNDMSQLVIQEGSLGELAMSDCLGEQDSDSEASEAVYRMKSKPRGYCLIFNNYDFSVARKNIARLHNIKDRNGTDLDAAALSKTFSDLHFEVRPYKDVTAKEICDVLEYYRNLDHNDKDCFVCCILSHGDKGIIYGSDGREAPIYDLTSYFTGSKCPSLLGKPKIFFIQACQGDKYQKGIAIETDSEQTEAYLEMDSSLQKRYIPDEADFLLGMATVNNCVSYRSTMEGTWYIQSLCQSLKERCPRGEDILTILTKVNFEVSNKDDKKNMGKQMPQPTFTLRKKLFFPLN; encoded by the exons ATGAATTTCAACAGATGTCTCTATAATATTGGGGAACATTTGGACAGTGATGACCTGGCTTCCCTCAAGTTCCTGAGCCTGGACTACATCCCACATAGGAAGCAGGAACCCATCAAAGATGCTCTGATGTTATTCCAGAGGCTCCAAGAAAAGAGAATGTTGGAGGAAAGCAACTTGTCCTTCTTGAAGGAACTGCTTTTCCGAATGAATAGACTGGATCTTCTGATCAATTACCTGGAAACCAATGAGGAGGAGATGGAGAGTGAGCTTCGGATACCAGGCAGGGCCCAGATCTCTGCCTACAG GGTCATGCTTTTTCAGATTTCCGAAAATGTGACCAGGTCGGAATTGAAGGACTTTAAGTTTTTTTTGAGTCAGGAGATTGCCAAATGTAAACTGGATGATGACATG ACCTTGCTTGATATGTTTATAGAGATGGAGAAGAGGGCCATCCTAGGGGAAAGAAATTTGGAGACTCTGAAAAGAATCTGTGAACAAATCAACAAGGCCCTGCTGAAGAAAATCTGTGATTATGAAGAATTAAACAAAG ATCGAAGAATGAGCCTTGAAAGTGCTTCGGATGAATTTTCAAATG ATATGTCTCAACTGGTGATCCAGGAGGGGTCCCTGGGAGAGCTGGCCATGTCGGACTGTCTGGGAGAACAGGACAGTGATTCAGAG gCATCAGAAGCAGTTTACCGAATGAAAAGCAAGCCTCGGGGATACTGTTTGATCTTCAACAATTATGATTTTAGTGTAGCACGGAAGAATATAGCCAGACTTCACAACATTAAGGATAGAAATGGAACAGACTTGGATGCAG CGGCTCTGAGCAAGACCTTTAGTGATCTTCATTTTGAAGTAAGGCCTTACAAAGAtgtcacagcaaaggaaatctgtGATGTTCTGGAATACTACCGAAACTTGGACCATAATGACAAAGACTGCTTTGTCTGCTGCATCCTCTCCCATGGAGACAAGGGCATCATCTACGGCTCTGATGGGAGGGAAGCCCCCATCTATGATCTGACCTCTTATTTCACTGGTTCGAAGTGCCCTTCCCTTCTTGGTAAAcccaaaatttttttcattcaggCTTGTCAAGGGGATAAATACCAGAAAGGTATAGCTATTGAGACAGACTCAGAACAGACAGAAGCCTATTTAGAAATGGATTCATCACTTCAGAAGAGATATATCCCAGACGAGGCGGACTTCCTGCTGGGGATGGCCACTGTGAACAACTGTGTTTCTTACCGAAGCACCATGGAGGGGACCTGGTATATCCAATCACTGTGCCAGAGCCTGAAAGAAAGATGTCCCag GGGTGAAGATATTCTTACCATCCTCACCAAGGTGAACTTTGAAGTAAGCAATAAGGATGATAAGAAGAATATGGGCAAACAGATGCCACAACCTACTTTCACCCTGAGAAAAAAACTCTTCTTTCCTCTTAATTAA